ATGCTTCAAGTTTGATTAACCAAATTCGTACAGCTTTTGGTACAACTCAAACATCTGTTTCAAAAGGTAGTGTTCTTGCGGCTGATCGTGTTTCAGATGGTTATGTAGCAGATAACTGGGGTTGGGAAGCTATTACCCATAAACGACATGATAGTGCCGCCCTTGACCGTGCTGGTAAGTCATTTAATAGTGTAAGTATTGGTGAAAACCTTAATACATGGCAAGGTTTGACAGGACCATTTACACTTAACGACATTAAGAAATATGTCTATGAAGCTATGCTCGACTTCATGTTTAATGGTAATGAGTGGAACCATGCTCGTTCTATCTCTGGACTTACAGCAGATGGTGGTGAGTCTTACATTGGTACAGATATCAGTGTTGTTGCCGGTGCCTTTAATGTTCACGTAAACAATGTCAACAAAAATTCTATCGCTTCTGATAGTAGCTTTGACACAACTAAGATTGCTAACCCATATGTAGGTAACTCATCTCAACCATCTTCAAATGCAAATCTAGCAGCTGCAAAAGCAGCTTATGAAGCTGCTAAACAAGCTAACGATCAAGCTCAAAGTGATTTGGCTAGCAAGAAATCTGCTTCTGAGTCAGCAACTCTTAAACTTAAGAATACTCAATCAGAACTTGCAGCTCTTAAAGCGACTGCAAGCAAGTTGGCAGCTGCTCAGAATAACCTTTCTGAAAAACAAGCAGCCCTTGCAACTGCTAAATCAGAATTGGAAAAAGCTAATGCTGCAGTTGAAAATCTTAATGCTAATGCACAAGAAAAAGCAGCAGCACTTAGCAAAGCTCAAGCAACTCTTGATGAAAAACAAGCAGAGCTTCAAACAGCTAAAGATAAACTTGCGGCAAGCTCTGCGACCTTGCAACGTTTGACAAATGCCTACAACGCTGCTAAGCAAGATACTGCTAAGAAACAAGTAGCATTGACACAAGCTAACCAAGCTTTGGCTTCTGCTAAGAACCATGTAGCAGCTCTTACAAATGCTTCAGCTAACCTAGCTAAGGCTAAGGCAGAACGTGCAACGGCCTTTGCTAAATTTACTGCGGCGAAAGGTGCTCTTTCAACTGAACGTGCGAAACTGGTTGAATTGTCAGCTAAGCGTGATAAATTAACGAGCGAATACACGACAGTTCAAACAGCTTTCGATAACTATATGAAAGCTAAGGCAGACAAAGAGCTTCAAACACAATTGGCTAAAGAGTATGCTAACATCATCTCTAAAGGTCTTACACCAGTACCTGTTTACGATGTAGATGGTAAAGTTGTTGCTTTCACAACACAAGAAAAAGCAGCTCAAACGGCGGCTCAAATTCCTGTAAATTATGGTCAAGCAAAAGCAGAGAAACAAGCTCCTGTACAAGAAGCAGACAGCTTGCCAGAAACAGGTGAGTCAACTGCAGTAGGATTCAGCCTTGTAGGTCTCTTTATGACATTATTGGCCTTCCTTGGTTTTGTTGACAGACGTACACGTCGTAACTAATCATAGACAAAAAAACGGCAGATGCCGTTTTTTTATATATTTGAGAATCTAAAAAAAGTTAAGGTCGAAACCTTAACTTTTTTGTTTTTAACCCAAGAAACGTTTGAGGAATTCCTTGGTACGTTCTTCTTTAGGATTTTCAAAGATTTGTTCTGGGCTACCTTGTTCAGCGATTACCCCTTTATCCATGAAGATGACACGGTCTGAAACATCACGTGCGAACTCCATTTCATGGGTAACGATAATCATGGTCAAACCAGTTTCAGATAGCTCCTGCATAGTCTTGAGTACTTCCCCTACCATTTCTGGGTCAAGGGCTGAAGTTGGCTCGTCAAATAGGATGGCTTCAGGATCAACAGAGAGGGCACGGGCAATGGCCACACGTTGTTTTTGTCCCCCTGAGAGTTGTTTTGGTTTAGCTTTCCAGTATTGTTCCCCCATACCAACTTTCTCCAAGTTAGCTTTGGCGATACTCTCAGCTTCTTTGCGGTCACGTTTGAGAACGGTTGTTTGAGCTACGATAGCATTTTCCAAAACATTAAGGTTTTCAAAGAGGTTGAAAGATTGGAAAACCATACCGAGTCTTTCACGATAGGTAGTGAGGTCGTAACCTTTTTCAAGGACATTGTCTCCATGATAGAGGATTTCACCACCTGAAGGTGACTCGAGTAGGTTAATAGAGCGAAGGAAGGTTGATTT
The DNA window shown above is from Streptococcus salivarius and carries:
- a CDS encoding amino acid ABC transporter ATP-binding protein, translated to MTETILEIKNLKKSYGKNEVLKDISLSVKKGEVISIIGSSGSGKSTFLRSINLLESPSGGEILYHGDNVLEKGYDLTTYRERLGMVFQSFNLFENLNVLENAIVAQTTVLKRDRKEAESIAKANLEKVGMGEQYWKAKPKQLSGGQKQRVAIARALSVDPEAILFDEPTSALDPEMVGEVLKTMQELSETGLTMIIVTHEMEFARDVSDRVIFMDKGVIAEQGSPEQIFENPKEERTKEFLKRFLG
- a CDS encoding SEC10/PgrA surface exclusion domain-containing protein; translated protein: MNKKVLATAGIAALAVSATVAKADEVTTNDQASTTASVSSTATQAVPTQAQVEAAREQASAANQAVSQQESVVANHEAVANQAQANLATADANLQKAQTAADEASPETIAAAQGQVTTAENAAKEAKSAVETAQSAEKTAKDAADKQQSVVNTDQANVNAKASEVANAQKSVDAAKAALNGSSASEAASNQAKAQSVFDAATVAEKKAQEELAAAQAADKEKATAISAKEGQLTADQNAANQAKAAYETAQTVANEKAAALAAAEAAKKKAESSTTSTANVRQKFSVSQEYVNALKIHESKTATAAEIAQAEQVLKNVNKRDRGNNSYQDNEADKNVKISDLNNLSEAQITDLSLYASSLINQIRTAFGTTQTSVSKGSVLAADRVSDGYVADNWGWEAITHKRHDSAALDRAGKSFNSVSIGENLNTWQGLTGPFTLNDIKKYVYEAMLDFMFNGNEWNHARSISGLTADGGESYIGTDISVVAGAFNVHVNNVNKNSIASDSSFDTTKIANPYVGNSSQPSSNANLAAAKAAYEAAKQANDQAQSDLASKKSASESATLKLKNTQSELAALKATASKLAAAQNNLSEKQAALATAKSELEKANAAVENLNANAQEKAAALSKAQATLDEKQAELQTAKDKLAASSATLQRLTNAYNAAKQDTAKKQVALTQANQALASAKNHVAALTNASANLAKAKAERATAFAKFTAAKGALSTERAKLVELSAKRDKLTSEYTTVQTAFDNYMKAKADKELQTQLAKEYANIISKGLTPVPVYDVDGKVVAFTTQEKAAQTAAQIPVNYGQAKAEKQAPVQEADSLPETGESTAVGFSLVGLFMTLLAFLGFVDRRTRRN